TCCTTCTCCTCCATTTTTCCAACAACGTCGATCCTTGCATTTTTGATTTATGGACCGATGATTGATCTAAAAAATACATTGATGCTGCTTAGTGTGTTTAAGCCCAAGTTTGTGGTTTCCTTTGTGCTGTTGGTTACAGTCATTGTCGCTTGTACGGTTTGGCTATCAGCGCTTTTGTTCCAGTTGGGGGTGTAGGGGGTATGACCTTTTCTCGTCGCCAAGCATTGCGCGCTGTCTTGCTAACAATGTTGGCCCTTTACTTTCTCTATTTGCAAGCAACCGGACGACTGTTTTCTTATATTAATCCAGCGTACACGACGTTCAGTAAAGTAGCGACGTTGGGTCTTTGCCTACTTTCATTGCAGCAAAGCACGAGAATTTGGACAGTAGCAAAGACGGGTCACTCTTGCGGCTGTGGTCACAATCACGTACATGCAAAAAAACGCTGGCGTTGGATCGGGTATGGGCTTGTCGTCCTGCCCGCAGTGCTCGGCTTCAGTATCGCTCCCGTACCGTTAAACGCGTCCATCGCCGCCAACAAAGCAAATCCTACAACGCTTGCACACAGCAATGCCATAATCAACAACAATTACATGTCCGAGCAAGGCTATGACGAAGCGATAGCCGCCTTAAAAAACAACGAAGCCATCAACATACAGGCGGAGATGTTTGCTCCCTATTATGAAATGATTTCCAGTGAACCAGAGGCTTTTCAAAGCAAGACCATAACCCTCGAAGGATTCGTGCACAATCAGGCGAACGGAACGAGGACGATTAATCGTTTTTTGATTACACATTGTGTCGCCGATGCGAGTGTACTTTCCTTTTTCATTCACGGCGAGATGACGCAGTCTTTAAAAGACAATGAATGGGTACAACTTGAAGGGACCATTGAACACCGATCTGGACGCGCCGTCATTCGAGTGACGGCCATTGATCAACTGCCAACGCCTACACAGCCTTATGTGTACCCTGTGCTCACCCAAATAGTCGTCAATGAAACACCGGATGAATAAGGTATACCGTTCTTCATCAGCCTCAGACGAGCAACGTCACACCAACAACCAACGCAACCGTAGCAAGCATTCGAGTGATCCATTTAGCATTTAGCAACCTCGACACAATTACTCCAAGCTGAGAACCGAGGATGACGCCTATGCCGCTCCAAAGCACAATGCTCCAGTCAATATCTCCGTGCATCATAGGTGATATCATGCCAACCAAAGAATAAATAGCAAGCGCAAAGATAGAGGTTGCCGTCGCTTTATGAGAATCAACCTTAAACATATAGATGAGCAATGGAACCAACAACCAGCCACCGCCAATTCCAAAGAAAGAAGAAAGAACACCGATCCCCAGTCCAACTAAAAACAACATGAGCCAATTGGGCGACGCCTCCAACGTTGCCGATACCTCCTCGCGTACTCCCTGACGCTGTGGCAGTGCCCGTTCTGGTGGTCGCTTCACTAGCAAAAACAAGCCTACGCTCAGTAGAAGCAAAGCGAATATATAATGAAAGAAATCTCCTGAAAGATTTCGTAAGAGTGCACTGCCAAGAAACGTTCCCGGAATTGCTCCTGCTGAGAGGATGATCCCCTCTTTATATAAAATGCGGTGTTGCTTTCGATAGGCGAACACACCAAAAAAGCTGCTCATAAACACAACCGCTAGCCCTGTACCTGCGGCCATCTGGGGAGGAAGCCCGAAAATCAGAAGCAGAAGCGGAACAAATAAAAATCCTCCCCCTGCACCAACCATTGTGCCATAAAAGCTTGCGATAAGCCCTAATAAAATAAGAATAAGTGCATCCATACGTCGAGTTCCCTTCTTGTGAAGTCCCTGCTTTTATGATGACGTACTTTTGCTTCAGAATGGGGCCATTCGTCGAAGATGAATACCCTATGCCAATAAACTATGGTTGGCCTATTTGAGTACAAAAAAATCGAGACTTCGTCAATGAAAGTTAGAATTATTCATCTAGTGGCCTTAAAAGCCTCTAAGTGATAAAGGCTTCACGCGAATACTTGCCGATCCAAGCTTGCGGCACTGAGGATTTAAAACTGGTGCTCCAATGCT
This portion of the Aureibacillus halotolerans genome encodes:
- a CDS encoding TIGR03943 family putative permease subunit, translating into MTFSRRQALRAVLLTMLALYFLYLQATGRLFSYINPAYTTFSKVATLGLCLLSLQQSTRIWTVAKTGHSCGCGHNHVHAKKRWRWIGYGLVVLPAVLGFSIAPVPLNASIAANKANPTTLAHSNAIINNNYMSEQGYDEAIAALKNNEAINIQAEMFAPYYEMISSEPEAFQSKTITLEGFVHNQANGTRTINRFLITHCVADASVLSFFIHGEMTQSLKDNEWVQLEGTIEHRSGRAVIRVTAIDQLPTPTQPYVYPVLTQIVVNETPDE
- a CDS encoding sulfite exporter TauE/SafE family protein, whose amino-acid sequence is MDALILILLGLIASFYGTMVGAGGGFLFVPLLLLIFGLPPQMAAGTGLAVVFMSSFFGVFAYRKQHRILYKEGIILSAGAIPGTFLGSALLRNLSGDFFHYIFALLLLSVGLFLLVKRPPERALPQRQGVREEVSATLEASPNWLMLFLVGLGIGVLSSFFGIGGGWLLVPLLIYMFKVDSHKATATSIFALAIYSLVGMISPMMHGDIDWSIVLWSGIGVILGSQLGVIVSRLLNAKWITRMLATVALVVGVTLLV